From a single Streptomyces misionensis genomic region:
- a CDS encoding MarR family winged helix-turn-helix transcriptional regulator has product MGKPSHLVEFEHMVLGRHQLSSTTRRHQEGRLERSAYIMLSRIEVQGPMSIGQLSDAFQLDASTVNRQTAHAMRAGLLERIPDPEGGMARKFRLTEEGERRLREERDTHVKDLDRVFEDWSAEDVETFARYLQRFNTSVERITGQPWPRA; this is encoded by the coding sequence ATGGGCAAGCCGTCGCACCTGGTCGAGTTCGAGCACATGGTCCTCGGGCGGCATCAGCTGAGCAGTACCACCCGCCGGCACCAGGAGGGCCGGCTGGAGCGGAGCGCCTACATCATGCTCAGCCGGATCGAGGTGCAGGGGCCCATGTCGATCGGGCAGCTCAGCGACGCCTTCCAGCTCGACGCCTCCACCGTCAACCGGCAGACCGCGCACGCGATGCGGGCCGGCCTCCTGGAGCGGATCCCCGACCCCGAGGGCGGCATGGCCCGCAAGTTCCGGCTGACCGAGGAGGGCGAGCGGCGGCTGCGCGAGGAGCGCGACACCCACGTCAAGGACCTGGACCGGGTCTTCGAGGACTGGTCGGCCGAGGACGTGGAGACCTTCGCCCGCTACCTCCAGCGCTTCAACACCAGCGTGGAGCGCATCACCGGCCAGCCCTGGCCCCGCGCCTGA
- a CDS encoding ATP-binding protein: MIRDALVWCLVVVAALGVAAALVLSRRAKAIAANKDRSEAALTQRLSEADGRLAALRAELHQHRTDHAKTIQEAEEAAEDSTKAVLKGSARFLQSLAAEQLALLEDIQRKYGGHSVLADLLEVGHANAQMARKAQGIAVMCGAPLGRRSRAASVYDVVRSAQGQIRNFRRVEIMQQTGLALKASAVSPVALAVAELLDNAASFSQQGSPIEVTFQRVQKNLCIVIDDAGVGMNDEERQKATALLSGQYRPRLSQLGNQPKFGFPVIGLLSQQYGFRVDVTGVSRYGGVRAVVLLPEELWTEEETAPVEDVQPPVTEPGGAARPEPVARTANGLPRRGARQVPIASVPDHDTVGLPHVPAEEDAGRAAGRSLGAFQRGTLSGRNLSAAPSEGSDDT, translated from the coding sequence ATGATTCGAGACGCACTTGTCTGGTGCCTGGTCGTCGTGGCGGCGCTCGGCGTCGCCGCGGCCCTGGTGCTCAGTCGTCGCGCCAAGGCCATAGCGGCGAACAAGGACAGGTCCGAGGCCGCCCTCACCCAGCGGCTCAGCGAGGCCGACGGCCGGCTCGCCGCCTTACGAGCAGAGCTCCACCAGCACCGGACCGATCACGCCAAGACCATCCAGGAAGCCGAGGAGGCGGCGGAGGACAGCACCAAGGCCGTACTCAAGGGCTCCGCCCGCTTCCTGCAGAGCCTCGCCGCCGAGCAGCTGGCCCTGCTGGAGGACATCCAGCGCAAGTACGGCGGTCACTCGGTCCTCGCCGACCTGCTCGAAGTCGGCCACGCCAACGCGCAGATGGCGCGCAAGGCGCAGGGCATCGCCGTCATGTGCGGTGCGCCGCTGGGCCGCCGCAGCCGCGCCGCGAGCGTCTACGACGTGGTGCGCAGCGCCCAGGGGCAGATCCGCAACTTCCGCCGCGTGGAGATCATGCAGCAGACCGGCCTCGCGCTGAAGGCGTCGGCGGTCTCGCCCGTCGCCCTCGCCGTGGCGGAGCTGCTCGACAACGCTGCCAGCTTCTCCCAGCAGGGCTCGCCGATCGAGGTCACGTTCCAGCGGGTGCAGAAGAACCTGTGCATCGTCATCGACGACGCGGGCGTCGGCATGAACGACGAGGAGCGGCAGAAGGCCACCGCCCTGCTCTCCGGTCAGTACCGTCCCCGGCTGTCCCAGCTGGGCAACCAGCCCAAGTTCGGCTTTCCGGTGATCGGCCTGCTCTCCCAGCAGTACGGCTTCCGGGTCGACGTGACCGGTGTCTCCCGCTACGGCGGCGTGCGCGCGGTCGTGCTGCTGCCCGAGGAGCTGTGGACCGAGGAGGAGACGGCACCGGTGGAAGACGTCCAGCCCCCCGTTACCGAGCCCGGCGGCGCCGCCCGGCCCGAGCCCGTGGCGCGCACCGCCAACGGCCTGCCCCGGCGTGGCGCCCGCCAGGTGCCCATCGCCAGCGTCCCCGACCACGACACCGTCGGCCTGCCGCACGTCCCGGCTGAGGAGGACGCCGGCCGGGCGGCCGGCCGCAGCCTGGGCGCCTTCCAGCGCGGCACGCTCTCGGGCCGCAACCTCTCCGCGGCACCGTCCGAAGGGTCCGATGACACATGA
- a CDS encoding roadblock/LC7 domain-containing protein, which yields MITDLSWMLEDIVANVPKARHAVLLSADGLPRGATDGMAQKDVRTISAAMAGMQSLSRATAHFAGDGPDRQWNQTIIEFSHGWIFLIGAGQGAYLAAAAAPDVDMQQISFRMHRLVARLGNNLTSPPRVHADEAGTARAQRAHTGQEVGTGIRIADLDEVIGKVHGARHAVLLGADGLPRGATTGMSQDLADTISAAMTGIHAYSRATAQFAGVQPDAVWRQTVIEFQHGWIFLIAAGRGAFLAAAAEHDADIEDFTTRLHQVVPRLGGYLSPRGEASRT from the coding sequence ATGATCACAGACCTGTCGTGGATGCTTGAGGACATCGTGGCCAACGTGCCCAAGGCACGCCACGCAGTCCTGCTGTCCGCGGACGGCCTGCCCCGCGGGGCGACCGACGGTATGGCGCAGAAGGACGTGCGGACCATCTCCGCCGCCATGGCGGGCATGCAGTCGCTGAGCCGGGCCACGGCCCACTTCGCCGGGGACGGCCCGGACCGGCAGTGGAACCAGACGATCATCGAGTTCTCGCACGGCTGGATCTTCCTGATCGGGGCCGGGCAGGGTGCCTATCTGGCCGCGGCCGCCGCGCCCGACGTCGACATGCAGCAGATCTCCTTCCGCATGCACCGGCTCGTCGCCCGGCTCGGCAACAACCTCACCTCGCCGCCCCGGGTGCACGCGGACGAGGCCGGGACGGCGCGCGCCCAGCGCGCCCACACCGGCCAGGAGGTCGGCACCGGGATCCGGATCGCCGATCTGGACGAGGTGATCGGCAAGGTGCACGGCGCCCGGCACGCGGTACTGCTCGGCGCCGACGGCCTGCCCCGCGGCGCCACCACCGGCATGAGCCAGGACCTCGCGGACACCATCTCCGCGGCGATGACCGGCATCCACGCCTACAGCCGGGCCACCGCCCAGTTCGCCGGCGTCCAGCCGGACGCGGTCTGGCGGCAGACGGTCATCGAGTTCCAGCACGGCTGGATCTTCCTGATCGCGGCCGGCCGGGGCGCCTTCCTCGCCGCCGCGGCCGAGCACGACGCCGACATCGAGGACTTCACGACCCGGCTGCACCAGGTCGTGCCCCGGCTCGGCGGATATCTGTCCCCGCGCGGGGAGGCGAGCCGCACGTGA
- a CDS encoding DUF742 domain-containing protein — MSDEPDEDLELTSALVPFFVITNGRSLPPEHAYGHTTLVSASEHAATTVRTLTPEARQVLDLVMDGFLSVAEVAAHTHLPLGVVRILLVEMEESGLIIARKPVPRAERVDREVLNAVLDGLRARFGA; from the coding sequence GTGAGCGACGAGCCGGACGAGGATCTGGAACTCACCTCCGCGTTAGTCCCGTTCTTCGTGATCACGAACGGGCGGTCACTGCCCCCGGAACACGCCTACGGGCACACCACGCTGGTGTCCGCGAGCGAGCACGCCGCCACCACGGTGCGCACGCTCACCCCGGAGGCCCGTCAGGTCCTGGACCTGGTCATGGACGGATTCCTGTCCGTGGCGGAGGTGGCCGCCCACACCCATCTGCCGCTGGGGGTCGTCCGGATCCTGCTGGTCGAGATGGAGGAGAGCGGCCTGATCATCGCGCGGAAGCCGGTGCCCCGCGCGGAACGTGTCGACCGAGAAGTACTGAACGCCGTGCTCGACGGCCTCAGAGCCCGATTCGGAGCGTGA
- a CDS encoding GTP-binding protein has product MYLDSGVRTAVKVLVVGHFGVGKTTCIASISEIEPLRTEEEITEASEGFDDLSGTPDKTTTTVAMDFGRLTINDEVVLYLFGTPGQERFKEMWEELSRGALGALVLVDPERLSESFPILDLVERFGLTYAIGVNHFDGTPGYPLEEVREALNLSADTPVVPCDVRDQQSSAHALITLVHHLLSLID; this is encoded by the coding sequence GTGTACCTGGATTCAGGTGTCCGTACGGCGGTGAAGGTGCTCGTGGTGGGGCACTTCGGGGTCGGCAAGACCACATGCATCGCCAGCATCTCCGAGATCGAGCCGCTGCGGACCGAAGAAGAGATCACCGAGGCCAGCGAGGGCTTCGACGACCTGTCGGGCACCCCCGACAAGACCACCACGACGGTCGCCATGGACTTCGGCCGTCTGACCATCAACGACGAGGTGGTGCTCTACCTCTTCGGCACCCCCGGCCAGGAACGTTTCAAGGAGATGTGGGAGGAGCTGTCCAGGGGCGCCCTGGGCGCGCTCGTCCTCGTCGACCCGGAGCGGCTGTCCGAGTCGTTCCCCATCCTCGACCTGGTCGAGCGGTTCGGCCTGACGTATGCCATCGGCGTCAACCACTTCGACGGCACCCCCGGTTATCCGCTCGAAGAGGTGCGCGAGGCCCTGAACCTGTCCGCGGACACCCCCGTCGTCCCCTGCGACGTCCGCGACCAGCAGTCGTCGGCGCACGCGCTGATCACCCTCGTGCATCACCTCCTCTCCCTCATCGACTAG
- a CDS encoding cytochrome P450, which translates to MQQRPGIEPPPGCPAHANLPLYGPHFGSDPDGHYAHLRSLGPSAPVDIAPGVEVELVTSYDAALYILQNPASFVRDSRRWNALNEGRVPEDSPALPMLAYRPNALFSDGAAHARLRQAVTDSLASVNELQLVRQTQASADYLISRFSSERMGQAELMAEYAQPLPLLVFSELFGCPPEIGDRVVAGITGIFSGSNGADQLLAEALSELIAQKRRNPGEDLTTRLMQHSAQLTDEEVLHQLVTLLSGGTTPLSAVIGTASALILGEEWQSGLPVEDAVTQVLWNYAPIANYAAHYPTHDVELGHRVIKANDPVLISFAAANTDPRLAEHREQLSAKAHLAFGAGPHACPAKDPAFVIAVTAVESLLNRLPDIETRMPFKDLSWIPAPWSRSLVALPVRFTPRIVVPTAAQKAESPVTSSASPVAATPRPPVNGAPKPKTGLFSRFLAWTRGE; encoded by the coding sequence ATGCAGCAGCGACCCGGCATAGAGCCGCCCCCCGGCTGCCCCGCACACGCAAACCTCCCGCTCTACGGCCCCCACTTCGGCTCCGACCCCGACGGCCACTACGCCCATCTGCGGTCCCTCGGCCCGAGCGCGCCGGTGGACATCGCGCCGGGCGTGGAGGTCGAGCTGGTCACCAGTTACGACGCCGCGCTCTACATCCTCCAGAACCCCGCCTCGTTCGTCCGCGACTCGCGGCGCTGGAACGCGCTGAACGAGGGCCGCGTGCCCGAGGACAGCCCCGCGCTGCCGATGCTGGCGTACCGGCCCAACGCGCTGTTCAGCGACGGCGCGGCGCACGCCCGGCTGCGGCAGGCCGTCACCGACAGCCTGGCCAGCGTCAACGAGCTCCAGCTGGTGCGCCAGACGCAGGCCTCGGCCGACTACCTGATCAGCCGCTTCAGCTCGGAACGGATGGGCCAGGCCGAGCTGATGGCCGAGTACGCCCAGCCGCTGCCGCTGCTGGTCTTCAGCGAGCTGTTCGGCTGCCCGCCGGAGATCGGTGACCGGGTCGTCGCCGGCATCACCGGCATCTTCTCCGGCAGCAACGGCGCCGACCAGCTGCTGGCCGAGGCGCTGAGCGAGCTGATCGCACAGAAGCGCCGCAACCCCGGCGAGGACCTGACGACGCGTCTGATGCAGCACTCGGCGCAGCTGACCGACGAGGAAGTGCTGCACCAGCTCGTCACCCTGCTCTCCGGGGGCACCACGCCGCTGTCCGCCGTGATCGGCACCGCCAGTGCGCTGATCCTCGGCGAGGAGTGGCAGTCGGGGCTGCCGGTCGAGGACGCCGTCACCCAGGTGCTCTGGAACTACGCGCCGATCGCCAACTACGCGGCCCACTACCCCACGCACGACGTCGAGTTGGGCCACCGGGTGATCAAGGCCAACGACCCGGTGCTGATCTCCTTCGCGGCGGCCAACACCGACCCGCGCCTGGCCGAGCACCGCGAACAGCTCAGTGCCAAGGCCCACTTGGCCTTCGGCGCGGGCCCGCACGCCTGTCCCGCCAAGGACCCGGCGTTCGTGATCGCGGTGACCGCAGTGGAGTCCCTGCTGAACCGGCTGCCGGACATCGAGACCCGGATGCCCTTCAAGGACCTGAGCTGGATTCCGGCCCCCTGGAGCCGCTCCCTGGTGGCACTGCCGGTGCGCTTCACCCCGCGCATCGTGGTGCCGACGGCGGCCCAGAAGGCGGAATCCCCGGTGACGTCCTCCGCTTCCCCGGTCGCGGCCACCCCTCGGCCCCCGGTGAACGGTGCGCCGAAGCCCAAAACGGGCCTGTTCAGCCGCTTCCTGGCCTGGACCAGGGGCGAGTGA
- a CDS encoding cytochrome P450: METLTTSPADRRFAVSLFSRLRTAKGQSNPFPVYAELRSRGAVAPAPWGGHLVTGFDVCDQVVRSRDWLEPDARWREQQGHGTRWTAPSSREMSRTLPALNPPEHTWVRRSAGMFDRGSLDQMRGITARFTTRLLDNLAERLHDGEADFNALVAEELPVAVIGHWLGLPTADHPRLRELTHDQVFTQELLPSASQLALSDAATAELRAYFTDLVRERRARPGDDPVSRWISVWDGMESDRDKADEAVYFLSLFVLLAALETTTTLLSTTTLLLLEHARQWDRLTVQPDLVPAAVEETLRYDPPTHVISRVSSRDCELGGVEIRKDEMVHLLIGAAHRDPAKHEDPELFNLHRKPGHLAFSGGIHYCLGAPLARLEATTLLHQLVTRFPRLTLVRRPTWAPRVAFRRLLNLDVTLA, translated from the coding sequence GTGGAGACACTCACCACGTCGCCCGCCGACAGACGCTTCGCCGTATCGCTCTTCTCCCGGCTGCGCACGGCCAAGGGCCAGTCCAACCCGTTTCCGGTCTACGCGGAACTCCGCTCCCGGGGTGCGGTCGCGCCCGCACCCTGGGGTGGTCACCTCGTGACCGGTTTCGACGTCTGCGACCAGGTCGTGCGCAGCCGGGACTGGCTGGAGCCGGACGCCCGCTGGCGTGAGCAGCAGGGCCACGGCACCCGCTGGACGGCGCCGTCCTCCCGGGAGATGAGCCGGACCCTGCCCGCGCTCAACCCGCCGGAGCACACCTGGGTGCGCCGCTCGGCCGGTATGTTCGACCGCGGCTCGCTCGACCAGATGCGCGGGATCACAGCGCGGTTCACCACCAGGCTGCTCGACAACCTGGCCGAGCGGCTGCACGACGGCGAGGCCGATTTCAACGCCCTGGTCGCCGAGGAACTGCCGGTCGCCGTCATCGGACACTGGCTCGGACTGCCCACCGCCGACCACCCCCGGCTGCGCGAGCTGACCCACGACCAGGTGTTCACCCAGGAACTGCTGCCCTCCGCCAGCCAGTTGGCGCTGTCGGACGCGGCCACCGCCGAACTGCGCGCCTACTTCACGGATCTGGTCCGCGAACGCCGCGCCCGCCCCGGCGACGACCCCGTCTCCCGCTGGATATCGGTGTGGGACGGCATGGAGAGCGACCGCGACAAGGCCGACGAGGCCGTCTACTTCCTCTCCCTGTTCGTCCTGCTGGCCGCCCTGGAGACCACCACCACCCTGCTGTCCACCACCACCCTGCTGCTCCTGGAGCACGCCAGGCAGTGGGACCGGCTCACCGTCCAGCCCGACCTGGTGCCCGCCGCCGTCGAGGAGACGCTGCGCTACGACCCGCCCACCCATGTGATCAGCCGCGTCTCCTCGCGCGACTGCGAACTGGGCGGGGTGGAGATCCGCAAGGACGAGATGGTCCACCTGCTGATCGGCGCGGCCCACCGCGACCCGGCCAAGCACGAGGACCCGGAGCTGTTCAACCTGCACCGCAAGCCCGGCCACCTCGCCTTCAGCGGCGGCATCCACTACTGCCTCGGCGCGCCCCTGGCCCGCCTCGAAGCCACGACCCTCCTCCACCAGCTGGTCACGCGCTTCCCCCGGCTCACCCTCGTCCGCAGGCCGACCTGGGCCCCGCGCGTGGCCTTCAGACGGCTGCTGAACCTGGACGTCACCCTCGCATGA
- a CDS encoding enoyl-CoA hydratase/isomerase family protein, translating into MTDIPATVHPTGPRRPFACTAIQADLDGPVLRVRLGATPSDTTLTVAALDDLLTVLDGLHERPDIRVLLLTGAGADFNLGAERTEFQSALAHDPTGTALRRMNDKAHRVCEALESTHAVTVARLHGRVIGAGLALAAYCDLRAGADDCRFRMPEVALGLPPAWGGAMGRLIAEAGAARIRELMLTGENFDAATAQRIGLLHKVASPDSLDAAVDAWIRPLLRRSPEALVLTKRMLTGYARAARTSEVGLLDAHLLSAHLGLARAGQPAQPPVPVRSHH; encoded by the coding sequence ATGACCGACATACCCGCGACGGTCCATCCGACCGGCCCCCGCCGCCCGTTCGCCTGCACGGCGATCCAGGCGGACCTCGACGGCCCCGTGCTGCGCGTCCGGCTCGGCGCCACACCGAGCGACACCACCCTCACGGTCGCCGCCCTCGACGACCTCCTCACCGTCCTCGACGGCCTCCACGAGCGGCCGGACATCCGGGTCCTGCTGCTGACCGGGGCGGGCGCGGACTTCAACCTGGGCGCCGAGCGCACCGAGTTCCAGTCGGCGCTGGCGCACGACCCCACCGGCACCGCCCTGCGCCGCATGAACGACAAGGCGCACCGCGTCTGCGAGGCCCTGGAGTCCACCCACGCGGTCACCGTCGCCCGGCTGCACGGCAGGGTGATCGGCGCGGGGCTCGCCCTCGCCGCGTACTGCGATCTGCGCGCGGGCGCCGACGACTGCCGGTTCCGGATGCCCGAGGTCGCCCTCGGCCTGCCCCCCGCGTGGGGCGGCGCCATGGGCCGGCTGATCGCCGAGGCCGGTGCCGCCCGGATCCGCGAACTCATGCTCACCGGCGAGAACTTCGACGCGGCCACCGCCCAGCGGATCGGCCTGCTGCACAAAGTCGCGTCCCCGGACTCCCTGGACGCGGCGGTCGACGCCTGGATCAGGCCGCTGCTGCGGCGCTCGCCCGAGGCGCTCGTCCTCACCAAGCGCATGCTGACCGGATACGCGCGGGCCGCCCGCACCTCCGAGGTGGGCCTGCTCGACGCCCATCTGCTCAGCGCCCATCTGGGACTGGCCCGCGCCGGACAGCCGGCCCAGCCCCCCGTGCCGGTTCGCTCCCACCACTGA